CTCTAACTGTAAGTCGGCAGTTGGTGCTTTGGCAGCAATAATAGCTAATACGCGGGCAAATTCCCCCAAATATATGCCATCTTGAATTATGTAATGCTGAAATATCTCTTTGCTTAATGAACCTTGCTCAAGCTGCTGAATAAACTCCATCTTCAAGATAGAGCTATAGATGTTATCAATGTTGTCCCAAGCCTGAGCAGAAAAATTCATATACACATTAAATATTGAACCTTAAGTATATTGACTGCGAAAAACTATTGAATATAATCTATGATTCGATTTGTACATCTAGCTAATCAGCTTGTCATATTTTGCATGAGTACAAACCCACACCCCTGAAATACCATCTTTAACTTCAACTTTCAATGGCTCTATAACCTTTCCCAGCAAGAATCGATCAATATTGTCTAACCTTTTTGAAGTGTAGCGATTGATGTCATGGATCTGTTTTTAGCAATTCATAATTTTCGTCTGCTATTCGCTTATAGACATGACTTAATGAGCTTTGGTTTAGTATTATCCAATTTTATCAGAAAGTCTCAGTCAGATTTTGTTTAGAGATTTTGCACTCACTCAATTGATAGCTTTTTCGGCGATCGCACTCAAGCAGCGATTTTTGCTACTCAACGTCGATTTTTGTAGTAACTGTCTAAATATTTGACAAAGTATTTAACCAATTGCTATTATTTATAACAATTGTTCGATATAAATAAAATATGCCCAAGATTGTCGACCGCGATCGCTATCGAGAAGAATTACTTAGTAAGTGTTTCGATCTCTTCGCAGATAAAGGTTATGGTTCGGTAACGATGCGTCAAATAGCCGAAGAATTAGAAGTTTCTACAGGAACTTTGTATCATTATTTTCCTAGCAAAGAAGCATTGTTTGAGCAGTTAGTAGAAGCGTTGTCTCAAAAAGACATTAATCAAGCATTGAAAGAATTGGATGGAATGCAAACACTGCAAGAAAAAGCAGCAGGAATTGGAGAATATTTGCTTAAAAATGAAGATTATTTTATCAAGTGGACTTGTATTATGGTCAATTTTTATCAACATCAAGACGCTAAAGAATTTAAAAAAAGTGGTGTATTTAGGCGAGCAAATGAAAACTACGCTAAGGCAATTTACGATCTATTAGGTGTTAAAGATAGAGCATTGGCTATATTTATTTATTCTTTTATTGATGGTCTAATTCTCGAAAGATTATGGGGAGATGAATCAGTTTCTGTTCCCGAACAATGTCAATTATTAGGCAAAATGCTTACTGCTTATTTAGAAAAGTAAGATTTACGTTGTTGTACAAAAACTTAGAAAAAATTTTATTTCTGTTAAGGAAGAAGAAATTATGACTTTTAAGCTATTTGTGAAATCTAGAAATAAATGGTTAATTAGTTCGATAATTACCGCTACTGCCATTACTGGTGGAATTACAATCTACGGCATTTCTCAGTATGGACAAGTAAATCAAACGACATCAAATTCAGTGCCAACTAAACCGCTCGCGCCGAAAATAACCTCATTAGGAAGACTCGAACCAGAAGCAGAAGTAATTAAATTATCTGCACCCTTAGCATTAGATGGCGATCGCCTTGCGGAATTATTAGTAGAAGAAGGCGATCGCGTTAAAGCAGGACAAGTAATTGCTATTCTCGATTCAAGAGATTCCTTGCAAGACGCAGTGCAGCAAGCACAAGAACAAGTAAAAGTTTCTCAGGCTAAACTCGCTCAAGTTCAAGCTGGTGCTAAATTGGGGGAAATTCAAGCTCAAAGAGAACAGATTTCTCGCTTAAAAGCCGAATTAATTGGCGAAATTAAAAGTCAAAATGCAGCGATCGCTAGTTTACAGGCACAGGTAAATAATGCCCGCAGTGAATACAATCGTCATCAGCAACTATATCAAGAAGGTGCGATCGCAATTTCGACTTTAGACAGCAAACGTCTGGCTTTAGAAACGGCACAAGAACAATTGAAAGAAGCACAAGCAACGCAAGATCGCACCAATAGCACTCTTAAAGCGCAGTTAGCCGAAGCTAAAGCAAATTTAGATCAGATTTCTGAAATTCGTCCAGTAGATGTTAATGCAGCACACACCGAAGTTAATAGCGCGATCGCTGTCTTAAACAAAGCAAAAACTGACTTAGCACAGGCTTACGTTCGTGCGCCGATGGATAGTCAAATTCTTAAAATTCAGACGCGATCAGCGGAAAAGATAGGCGATTCGGGTATTGTCGAATTGGCACAAACGGATTCCATGATAGCCATAGCTGAAGTTTATCAGAGTGATATTGCTAAAGTAAAAGTGGGACAGTCAGCAGAAATTACTGGTCAAGCTTTTGAGGGAATAGTCAGAGGCAAGGTCGTTCAAATTGGCTTACAGGTTAGCAGACAGGATGTATTTAGCGATCGGCCTGGAGAAAATTTAGATCGCCGTGTGATTGAAGTAAAAATTCGTCTCAATCGAGAAGACAGCAAACGGGTTACTGGTTTGACTAATTTACAAGTGCAGACAGCAATTAGCAGCGCAAGGCTTGCGCCCTGAAAAATAATGAGCGATCGCCTTTT
This DNA window, taken from Pleurocapsa sp. FMAR1, encodes the following:
- a CDS encoding TetR/AcrR family transcriptional regulator, whose protein sequence is MPKIVDRDRYREELLSKCFDLFADKGYGSVTMRQIAEELEVSTGTLYHYFPSKEALFEQLVEALSQKDINQALKELDGMQTLQEKAAGIGEYLLKNEDYFIKWTCIMVNFYQHQDAKEFKKSGVFRRANENYAKAIYDLLGVKDRALAIFIYSFIDGLILERLWGDESVSVPEQCQLLGKMLTAYLEK
- a CDS encoding ABC exporter membrane fusion protein, with protein sequence MTFKLFVKSRNKWLISSIITATAITGGITIYGISQYGQVNQTTSNSVPTKPLAPKITSLGRLEPEAEVIKLSAPLALDGDRLAELLVEEGDRVKAGQVIAILDSRDSLQDAVQQAQEQVKVSQAKLAQVQAGAKLGEIQAQREQISRLKAELIGEIKSQNAAIASLQAQVNNARSEYNRHQQLYQEGAIAISTLDSKRLALETAQEQLKEAQATQDRTNSTLKAQLAEAKANLDQISEIRPVDVNAAHTEVNSAIAVLNKAKTDLAQAYVRAPMDSQILKIQTRSAEKIGDSGIVELAQTDSMIAIAEVYQSDIAKVKVGQSAEITGQAFEGIVRGKVVQIGLQVSRQDVFSDRPGENLDRRVIEVKIRLNREDSKRVTGLTNLQVQTAISSARLAP